From Saccopteryx leptura isolate mSacLep1 chromosome 3, mSacLep1_pri_phased_curated, whole genome shotgun sequence, one genomic window encodes:
- the TNFRSF25 gene encoding tumor necrosis factor receptor superfamily member 25 isoform X2: MKQQPRGCPALLVAVSLLLLLLLGAQGRSSTPSPRCDCAHNLQKRNSPLCCRGCPAGHYLVANCTRPCGNVTCLPCPLGTFLAWENHHEKTCTRCKTCDEQASQVALGNCSAVADTSCGCKPGWFMECSVTRCISVSPFHCRPCLDCGALHRHTRVPCSSRDTECGICLPGFYEYGNSCVSCSMSTLWSCPEPCTAVCGWKQMFWVQVLLAGLVVPLLLGATLTYTYRRCQPSDGAGMEALAPGQVRLSERSGRG; encoded by the exons ATGAAGCAGCAGCCCAGGGGCTGTCCGGCCCTGCTGGTTGCG gtctctctcctcctcctcctcctgctgggcGCCCAGGGCCGGAGCAGCACGCCCAGCCCCAGATGTGACTGCGCCCACAACTTACAGAAGAGGAATAGTCCGCTCTGTTGCAGGGGCTGTCCAGCAG GGCACTACCTAGTGGCCAACTGCACAAGACCTTGTGGCAATGTCACCTGCCTTCCATGTCCCCTGGGCACCTTCCTGGCCTGGGAGAACCACCACGAGAAGACGTGTACCCGCTGCAAGACCTGTGACGAGCAGG CCTCCCAGGTGGCCCTGGGAAACTGCTCGGCAGTGGCGGACACCAGCTGCGGCTGCAAGCCAGGCTGGTTCATGGAGTGCTCGGTCACACGCTGCATCAGCGTCTCGCCCTTCCACTGCCGCCCATGCCTGGACTGCGGGGCCCTGCACCGCCACACACGGGTGCCCT GTTCCAGCAGAGACACTGAATGTGGGATTTGTCTGCCTGGCTTCTACGAATATGGCAACAGCTGTGTGTCCTGCTCCAT GAGCACCCTCTGGAGCTGTCCTGAGCCTTGTACGGCGGTCTGTGGCTGGAAGCAGA TGTTCTGGGTCCAGGTGCTCCTGGCAGGCCTGGTGGTGCCACTCCTGCTCGGTGCCACCCTGACCTACACATACCGCCGCTGCCAGCCCT CAGACGGAGCTGGGATGGAAGCCCTGGCCCCCGGGCAGGTAAGACTCTCCGAACGTTCTGGAAGAGGGTGA
- the TNFRSF25 gene encoding tumor necrosis factor receptor superfamily member 25 isoform X1, which yields MKQQPRGCPALLVAVSLLLLLLLGAQGRSSTPSPRCDCAHNLQKRNSPLCCRGCPAGHYLVANCTRPCGNVTCLPCPLGTFLAWENHHEKTCTRCKTCDEQASQVALGNCSAVADTSCGCKPGWFMECSVTRCISVSPFHCRPCLDCGALHRHTRVPCSSRDTECGICLPGFYEYGNSCVSCSMSTLWSCPEPCTAVCGWKQMFWVQVLLAGLVVPLLLGATLTYTYRRCQPCKSMVPADGAGMEALAPGQASHLSPRDNAHTLLVPPSGSEKVSTVQLVGNGWTSGLPQTQEAPCAEVPWSWDQLPSRALGPPPPPPPPLPPVGSAAATLQLGPQLYDVMDAVPVRRWKEFVRTLGLREAEIEAVEVEVGRFRDQQYEMLKRWRQQQPAGLSAIYAALERMGLDGCAEDLRSRLQRSP from the exons ATGAAGCAGCAGCCCAGGGGCTGTCCGGCCCTGCTGGTTGCG gtctctctcctcctcctcctcctgctgggcGCCCAGGGCCGGAGCAGCACGCCCAGCCCCAGATGTGACTGCGCCCACAACTTACAGAAGAGGAATAGTCCGCTCTGTTGCAGGGGCTGTCCAGCAG GGCACTACCTAGTGGCCAACTGCACAAGACCTTGTGGCAATGTCACCTGCCTTCCATGTCCCCTGGGCACCTTCCTGGCCTGGGAGAACCACCACGAGAAGACGTGTACCCGCTGCAAGACCTGTGACGAGCAGG CCTCCCAGGTGGCCCTGGGAAACTGCTCGGCAGTGGCGGACACCAGCTGCGGCTGCAAGCCAGGCTGGTTCATGGAGTGCTCGGTCACACGCTGCATCAGCGTCTCGCCCTTCCACTGCCGCCCATGCCTGGACTGCGGGGCCCTGCACCGCCACACACGGGTGCCCT GTTCCAGCAGAGACACTGAATGTGGGATTTGTCTGCCTGGCTTCTACGAATATGGCAACAGCTGTGTGTCCTGCTCCAT GAGCACCCTCTGGAGCTGTCCTGAGCCTTGTACGGCGGTCTGTGGCTGGAAGCAGA TGTTCTGGGTCCAGGTGCTCCTGGCAGGCCTGGTGGTGCCACTCCTGCTCGGTGCCACCCTGACCTACACATACCGCCGCTGCCAGCCCTGTAAGTCCATGGTTCCTG CAGACGGAGCTGGGATGGAAGCCCTGGCCCCCGGGCAG gCCTCCCACCTCTCGCCCCGAGACAATGCCCACACACTCCTGGTGCCACCCAGCGGCAGTGAGAAGGTCAGCACCGTCCAGTTGGTAGGCAACGGCTGGACCTCTGGTTTGCCCCAGACCCAGGAAGCACCCTGCGCGGAGGTGCCATGGTCCTGGGATCAGCTGCCCAGCAGAGCTCTTG GcccgccgccgccaccaccaccaccgctgcCCCCTGTAGGCTCCGCGGCTGCCACGCTCCAGCTAGGCCCGCAGCTCTATGACGTGATGGACGCTGTGCCGGTGCGGCGCTGGAAGGAGTTTGTGCGCACCTTGGGGCTGCGCGAGGCCGAGATCGAGGCGGTGGAGGTGGAGGTTGGCCGCTTCCGCGACCAGCAGTATGAGATGCTCAAGCGCTGGCGCCAGCAGCAGCCCGCGGGCTTGAGCGCCATCTACGCGGCCCTGGAGCGCATGGGGCTGGACGGCTGTGCCGAGGACCTGCGCAGCCGCCTGCAGCGCAGCCCGTGA